One Oharaeibacter diazotrophicus DNA window includes the following coding sequences:
- a CDS encoding NAD(P)H-dependent oxidoreductase → MSCILIVQGHPDPDPARFCRALAAAYAEGAAAGGHEVRSLDVASLGIPPLGSEAEWQAEPPPAVAAAQADLAWADHLVFFHPLWLGAMPAALKAFLEQVARPGFAFPKGPRGLGRGLLAGKSSRTVVTMGMPALFYRWWYGALALRAFERNVLAFVGIGPNRHTLIGSVEGLSDAARRGWLARMRELGRAAR, encoded by the coding sequence CCCGCCCGGTTCTGCCGGGCGCTCGCCGCCGCCTATGCCGAGGGCGCCGCCGCGGGCGGCCACGAAGTCCGCAGCCTCGACGTCGCCAGCCTCGGCATCCCGCCGCTCGGCAGCGAGGCCGAGTGGCAGGCGGAGCCGCCGCCGGCGGTGGCGGCGGCGCAGGCCGACCTCGCCTGGGCGGACCACCTCGTCTTCTTCCATCCGCTCTGGCTCGGCGCGATGCCGGCGGCGCTGAAGGCCTTCCTCGAGCAGGTGGCCCGGCCGGGCTTCGCCTTTCCGAAGGGACCGCGCGGCCTCGGCAGGGGGCTGCTCGCCGGCAAGTCGTCGCGTACCGTGGTGACGATGGGCATGCCGGCGCTGTTCTACAGGTGGTGGTACGGCGCGCTGGCGCTGCGCGCCTTCGAGCGCAACGTCCTCGCCTTTGTCGGCATCGGGCCGAACCGGCACACGCTGATCGGCTCGGTCGAGGGGCTGTCGGACGCGGCGCGCCGGGGCTGGCTGGCGCGGATGCGCGAGCTCGGCCGCGCCGCCCGCTGA
- a CDS encoding 2-isopropylmalate synthase — MNAPVSAPKDRIVIFDTTLRDGEQSPGASMTLSEKLQVAEVLDEMGVDVIEAGFPIASNGDFEAVSEIAKRVKNATVCGLARASNNDIDRAGEAVKHAEKRRIHTFISTSPLHMKYKLQMEPETVYEKVIASVTRARQWTDDVEWSAEDGSRTEHDFLCRCVEAAIKAGATTINIPDTVGYAVPEEYAALFQMLLNRVPNADKAIFSTHCHDDLGLAVANSLAGISGGARQIECTINGLGERAGNAALEEVVMAIRTRADVLPFATGIKTPMLTRASKLVSNASAFPVQYNKAIVGQNAFAHESGIHQDGMLKNAQTYEIMRPDDVGVKSTSLVMGKHSGRHAFKEKLKDLGIELGDNALEDAFRRFKDLADKKKHVFDEDIEALVSDEMENAGERVKVMALTVIAGTAGPQMATITLDVDGTHVTMMSNGDGPVDATFNAIKKIIPHEATLRLYQVSAVTEGTDAQAEVFVRLEEGGKQVTGKAADTDTLVSSAKAYISALNKLYAKRDRANAREVAAV; from the coding sequence ATGAACGCCCCCGTATCCGCCCCCAAGGACCGCATCGTCATCTTCGACACCACCCTGCGCGACGGCGAGCAGAGCCCCGGCGCCTCGATGACGCTCTCGGAGAAGCTGCAGGTCGCCGAGGTGCTCGACGAGATGGGCGTCGACGTCATCGAGGCCGGCTTCCCGATCGCCTCCAACGGCGACTTCGAGGCCGTCAGCGAGATCGCCAAGCGCGTCAAGAACGCCACCGTCTGCGGCCTCGCGCGCGCCTCCAACAACGACATCGACCGCGCCGGCGAGGCGGTGAAGCACGCCGAGAAGCGGCGCATCCACACCTTCATCTCCACCTCGCCGCTGCACATGAAGTACAAGCTGCAGATGGAGCCGGAGACCGTCTACGAGAAGGTGATCGCCTCCGTCACCCGCGCCCGCCAGTGGACCGACGACGTCGAGTGGTCGGCCGAGGACGGCTCGCGCACCGAGCACGACTTCCTGTGCCGTTGCGTCGAGGCCGCGATCAAGGCCGGCGCCACCACCATCAACATCCCCGACACCGTCGGCTACGCCGTGCCGGAGGAATATGCCGCGCTGTTCCAGATGCTGCTGAACCGCGTGCCGAACGCCGACAAGGCGATCTTCTCGACCCACTGCCACGACGACCTCGGCCTCGCCGTCGCCAACTCGCTGGCCGGCATCTCCGGCGGCGCGCGCCAGATCGAGTGCACCATCAACGGCCTCGGCGAGCGCGCCGGCAACGCGGCGCTGGAGGAGGTGGTGATGGCGATCCGCACCCGCGCCGACGTGCTGCCCTTCGCCACCGGCATCAAGACGCCGATGCTGACGCGCGCCTCCAAGCTGGTCTCGAACGCCTCGGCCTTCCCGGTGCAGTACAACAAGGCGATCGTCGGCCAGAACGCCTTCGCCCACGAGAGCGGCATCCACCAGGACGGCATGCTGAAGAACGCCCAGACCTACGAGATCATGCGCCCCGACGACGTCGGCGTGAAGTCGACCTCGCTGGTGATGGGCAAGCATTCCGGCCGCCACGCCTTCAAGGAGAAGCTGAAGGACCTCGGCATCGAACTCGGCGACAACGCCCTGGAGGACGCCTTCCGCCGCTTCAAGGACCTCGCCGACAAGAAGAAGCACGTCTTCGACGAGGACATTGAGGCGCTGGTCTCCGACGAGATGGAGAACGCCGGCGAGCGCGTGAAGGTGATGGCGCTGACCGTCATCGCCGGCACCGCCGGCCCGCAGATGGCGACCATCACCCTAGACGTCGACGGCACCCACGTCACCATGATGTCGAACGGCGACGGCCCGGTCGACGCCACCTTCAACGCCATCAAGAAGATCATCCCGCACGAGGCGACGCTGAGGCTCTATCAGGTCAGCGCCGTCACCGAGGGCACCGACGCCCAGGCCGAGGTGTTCGTGCGCCTCGAGGAGGGCGGCAAGCAGGTCACCGGCAAGGCCGCCGACACCGACACCCTGGTCTCCTCGGCCAAGGCCTACATCTCGGCCCTGAACAAGCTCTACGCCAAGCGCGACCGCGCCAACGCCCGCGAGGTCGCGGCGGTCTGA